One window from the genome of Nicotiana tomentosiformis chromosome 5, ASM39032v3, whole genome shotgun sequence encodes:
- the LOC138892635 gene encoding uncharacterized protein, with translation MFKLEETEAVNLGDSEAVKETRISIHLSPLEKEEYIRFQREYEDIFAWSYDYMTRLSTSIVDHKLPTNPTCPPVKQELKKFKPDMSFKIKEEVTKKIKAKVHWVVEYPTWLANIVSVPKMDGKIRVCVGYRDLNRAGHKDDFPLPNIHILIDNCTKHELQSFVDYFAGYH, from the coding sequence ATGTTCAAACTAGAAGAAACTGaggcagttaacttaggggattctgaagcagtcaaagaaactcgcattagCATTCATCTGTCACCAttagagaaggaagagtacatcagATTTCAAagggaatatgaggatatttttgcatggtcctatgactACATGACAAGATTGAGCACATCAATAGTGGATCACAAGCTACCCACCAATCCCAcatgtccaccggtaaagcaggAACTCaaaaaattcaagccagatatgagtttcaagataaaagaggaggttaccaagaaaatcaaagccaaggtccaTTGGGTGGTCGAGTACCCAACCTGGCTAGCCAATATTGTGTCAGTACCGAAGATGGATGGGAAAATCAGGGTGTGCGTTGGTTatcgagatctgaacagagcagGTCACAAGGATGATTTCCCGCTGCCCAACATACACATTCTGATCGATAACTGCactaagcatgaactccaatccttcgTGGATTACTTCGCAGGATATCACTAG